Proteins encoded within one genomic window of Planctomycetota bacterium:
- a CDS encoding PSD1 domain-containing protein produces MERINWQSLRRWRCVRNLAALAITGFTLLAAGVVAADEAPKPEAAKTEAAKPPASAPAAVKLDAASKPAALPPTAKPVAPKSAAAPPTQPAPKAAPTPLTFEQHVRPLLKQHCFQCHGEEPNPEGSLDLRLVRTMTTGGDSGAAIAPGKASASLLIEKLRAGEMPPGEKKLPAAEIDRIARWIDGGAKTARPEPAALSHDDITDEERQHWSFQPVKRPEVPKVKHGDLVRTPVDAFLLAKLEEQGVAYSPTADKRTLVRRVYFDLWGVPPTPDQVDEFLADTAPDAWDRLVDRLLASPHYGERWGRLWLDVAGYADSDGASEKDIVRQYAYKYRDYVIRSINSDKPFDEFIREQVAGDEMLAPPYTNLTPAQTDRLVATGFLRMGPDGTGAGEGDQNVARNEVMAETIKIVSTSLLGMTVGCAQCHSHRYEPISQADYYRFRAIFEPAYDWKNWRSPQGRLVSLMSDAQRKQMAEVDAEAKKLSDERLKTLQAWVDQAFDEEIVKIPEDQREALRATFKTPADKRTPEQKQLVRAHPQMFHTTGSIYLRERKRYNDFDKKYTEELAKIKARRPAEQYAQALTEVPNKTPDTFLFFRGDINQPREKQKPAELTILGAAHPVTIADDDAKLPTSGRRLAYAKHLTDGKHPLLARVLVNRVWLNHFGRGIVSTPADFGVAGMRPSHPELLDWLASEWMAGGWRLKTLHKLLLTSTAYQQVSARTPELDKIDVENRLLGRMNIRRLEAEMVRDAILDVAGSLNNEMFGPAVPVSPDDVGQIIVAVDTRDSAGRPSNKKVDLGDDVYRRSVYVQVRRSMPLSMLDTFDMPRLAPNCELRNNSTVAPQSLLLLNNTLVLDQSLAFARRVRRAAPNDVPAQVRLAWQWAFADEPTKAELDQAVAFINEQIKSLSPSAPAPAKPATVETPAKPAPVVAKQVSETKVAAEVKKEAPKTEAAAKPQAPAPAANKPEAASKPDAVTKPAAPPPATAAKPATPPPAAKPATPPAAPAKKPVADPAETALATFCQALLCSNRFLYID; encoded by the coding sequence ATGGAACGTATCAATTGGCAATCGCTGCGCCGCTGGCGCTGCGTCCGAAACTTGGCCGCGCTGGCCATAACTGGATTCACTTTGCTGGCCGCCGGAGTCGTTGCGGCCGACGAAGCGCCGAAGCCCGAGGCGGCGAAAACCGAAGCGGCTAAACCGCCAGCGTCCGCGCCGGCCGCGGTGAAGCTGGATGCCGCGTCCAAGCCGGCGGCTTTGCCGCCGACGGCTAAGCCTGTAGCACCCAAGTCCGCTGCCGCGCCACCAACTCAGCCCGCGCCAAAGGCCGCTCCCACTCCGCTGACCTTCGAGCAGCACGTCCGTCCGCTGCTCAAACAACATTGCTTCCAGTGCCACGGCGAAGAGCCGAACCCGGAGGGAAGCCTCGATCTGCGGCTCGTTCGCACCATGACGACTGGCGGAGACTCGGGGGCCGCGATCGCGCCGGGCAAAGCGAGCGCCAGCCTGTTGATCGAAAAGCTTCGCGCCGGCGAAATGCCGCCGGGCGAAAAGAAACTGCCCGCCGCCGAGATCGATCGCATCGCCCGTTGGATCGACGGCGGCGCCAAGACCGCGCGTCCCGAACCGGCGGCCCTCTCGCACGACGACATCACCGACGAGGAACGTCAGCATTGGTCGTTCCAGCCGGTCAAGCGTCCCGAGGTCCCCAAGGTCAAGCACGGCGACTTGGTGCGAACGCCGGTCGATGCCTTCCTGTTGGCCAAGCTGGAAGAGCAGGGGGTCGCTTACTCGCCGACGGCCGACAAGCGGACGCTGGTGCGCCGCGTCTACTTCGATTTGTGGGGCGTGCCGCCCACGCCCGATCAGGTGGATGAGTTCCTGGCCGACACGGCCCCCGATGCGTGGGACCGGCTGGTCGATCGACTGCTCGCGTCGCCGCACTATGGCGAGCGTTGGGGTCGGCTCTGGCTCGACGTGGCCGGCTATGCCGACAGCGACGGAGCCAGCGAGAAGGACATCGTCCGCCAGTACGCTTACAAGTATCGCGATTACGTGATTCGCTCGATCAACTCGGACAAGCCGTTCGACGAGTTCATTCGCGAGCAAGTGGCGGGCGACGAAATGCTCGCGCCGCCCTACACGAATCTGACGCCGGCCCAGACCGACCGGCTGGTGGCGACGGGCTTTTTGCGAATGGGCCCCGATGGAACGGGCGCCGGCGAAGGGGACCAGAACGTCGCTCGCAACGAAGTGATGGCCGAGACGATCAAGATCGTCAGCACGTCGCTGCTGGGCATGACGGTCGGCTGTGCCCAGTGCCACTCGCACCGCTATGAACCGATTTCCCAGGCCGACTACTATCGCTTCCGCGCCATTTTCGAGCCGGCTTACGACTGGAAGAACTGGCGGTCCCCGCAAGGGCGGCTGGTTTCGCTGATGAGCGACGCCCAGCGAAAGCAGATGGCCGAAGTCGACGCCGAGGCCAAGAAGCTGAGCGACGAGCGGCTCAAAACGCTGCAAGCCTGGGTCGACCAGGCCTTTGACGAAGAGATCGTCAAGATACCCGAGGATCAGCGCGAAGCCCTGCGCGCGACCTTCAAGACGCCCGCCGACAAGCGAACCCCCGAGCAGAAGCAACTGGTCCGCGCCCACCCCCAGATGTTCCACACCACGGGCTCGATCTATCTGCGCGAGCGGAAGCGGTATAACGACTTTGACAAGAAGTACACCGAGGAACTAGCCAAGATCAAAGCCCGCCGGCCGGCCGAGCAGTACGCCCAGGCGTTGACCGAGGTGCCCAACAAGACGCCCGACACGTTCCTGTTCTTCCGAGGCGACATCAACCAGCCGCGCGAAAAGCAGAAGCCCGCGGAGTTGACGATTCTGGGCGCCGCGCATCCGGTGACGATTGCCGATGACGATGCCAAGTTGCCGACTTCGGGGCGGCGATTGGCGTATGCCAAGCACCTGACCGATGGCAAGCATCCGCTGTTGGCGCGCGTGCTGGTGAATCGCGTCTGGCTCAATCACTTTGGCCGCGGCATTGTCTCGACGCCGGCCGATTTCGGCGTGGCGGGCATGCGCCCCAGCCATCCCGAATTGCTCGACTGGCTGGCCAGCGAGTGGATGGCCGGTGGCTGGCGACTGAAGACGCTGCACAAGCTGTTGCTCACGTCGACGGCCTATCAACAAGTTTCGGCTCGCACGCCAGAGTTGGACAAGATCGACGTCGAGAACCGGTTGCTGGGGCGGATGAACATCCGCCGCCTCGAAGCCGAGATGGTCCGCGACGCGATCCTGGACGTGGCCGGCTCGTTGAACAACGAGATGTTCGGGCCCGCGGTGCCGGTGTCGCCCGACGACGTCGGCCAGATCATCGTGGCCGTTGACACTCGCGACTCGGCCGGTCGGCCCAGCAACAAGAAGGTCGATCTTGGCGACGACGTTTATCGGCGGAGCGTTTATGTGCAGGTCCGCCGCTCGATGCCGTTGAGCATGCTCGACACGTTCGACATGCCGCGTTTGGCCCCCAATTGCGAACTGCGCAACAACTCGACCGTGGCCCCGCAATCGCTGTTGCTGTTGAACAACACGTTGGTCTTGGACCAGTCGCTGGCGTTTGCCCGCCGCGTGCGCCGCGCCGCGCCGAATGATGTGCCGGCCCAGGTGCGACTGGCCTGGCAGTGGGCATTTGCCGACGAGCCGACCAAGGCCGAGTTGGATCAGGCGGTGGCGTTCATCAACGAGCAGATCAAGTCGCTGAGTCCGTCGGCCCCCGCCCCCGCCAAACCGGCAACGGTCGAGACCCCGGCCAAGCCAGCCCCCGTGGTCGCCAAGCAAGTGTCGGAGACGAAAGTGGCTGCGGAGGTGAAGAAGGAAGCGCCAAAGACCGAGGCAGCGGCTAAACCGCAAGCGCCGGCACCGGCCGCGAACAAGCCCGAAGCGGCGTCGAAGCCGGATGCCGTAACCAAGCCGGCGGCTCCGCCGCCAGCCACAGCCGCGAAACCCGCCACGCCTCCACCAGCGGCCAAGCCCGCGACACCCCCCGCCGCGCCGGCCAAGAAGCCGGTGGCCGATCCGGCCGAGACGGCCCTGGCCACGTTCTGCCAGGCGTTGCTCTGCTCGAACCGATTCTTGTACATCGACTAG
- a CDS encoding DUF1501 domain-containing protein, producing MNERNTNRWAINRRHFLARQAFSLGPMALAWLLNQDALRAAPEKPPLEAPKFDLLPKRPTAEPQAKAMISLFMQGGPSHIDLFDPKPEIEKLQGKTYTGEIKFDNTAEASTKLFPCPWKFNKHGSSGMELSELLANLGEVADDICVVRSMHTSVNNHGQSIFALNTGRIQAGRPAVGSWLTYALGSENQNLPAYVVLTDPGGLPVEGVENWSNGWLPSIYQGTVVRPTEPRILNLDPPSHLAGEPQRRLLDYLANLNKQHIESHPGEHDLSARLASYELAARMQTSAKEALDLSQESEATRKMYGLDEPATQEFGSRCLLARRLVERGVRFVQICTGNQTWDHHNNIQKSLPDVCKRVDKPSAALVRDLKQRGLLDSTLVQWGGEMGRLPVIQNEKNIGRDHNTYGFSMWMAGGGIKGGTVYGATDEVGHKAVENPVSHSDYHATLLHLFGLDGEKLFFQRPNGKGSLIDGQKARIVHEILKRGKPA from the coding sequence ATGAACGAGCGCAATACCAACCGCTGGGCCATCAACCGCCGGCACTTCTTGGCCCGCCAGGCGTTCAGCCTGGGCCCGATGGCGCTGGCGTGGCTGTTGAATCAGGACGCACTGCGCGCCGCGCCGGAGAAGCCACCCCTCGAAGCGCCGAAGTTTGACCTCCTGCCCAAGCGCCCCACGGCCGAGCCGCAGGCCAAGGCGATGATCTCGCTGTTCATGCAAGGGGGCCCCAGCCATATCGACTTGTTCGATCCCAAACCCGAGATCGAGAAGTTGCAGGGCAAGACGTACACCGGCGAGATCAAGTTCGACAACACCGCCGAAGCCAGCACCAAGTTGTTCCCTTGCCCGTGGAAGTTCAACAAGCACGGTTCGTCGGGCATGGAACTGAGCGAGCTGCTGGCGAACCTGGGCGAAGTGGCTGACGACATCTGCGTCGTCCGTTCGATGCACACCAGCGTGAACAACCACGGCCAGTCGATCTTTGCCCTGAACACTGGCCGCATTCAGGCCGGCCGTCCGGCGGTCGGCTCGTGGCTGACCTATGCGCTGGGGAGCGAGAATCAGAACCTGCCCGCGTACGTCGTGCTGACCGATCCGGGCGGGTTGCCAGTCGAAGGAGTCGAGAATTGGTCGAACGGCTGGTTACCCTCGATTTACCAGGGGACCGTCGTGCGGCCGACCGAGCCGAGGATCTTGAACCTGGACCCGCCGTCACACCTGGCTGGGGAGCCACAGCGCCGCTTGCTCGATTACCTGGCCAACCTGAACAAGCAGCACATTGAGTCCCATCCCGGCGAGCATGACTTGTCGGCCCGACTGGCCAGCTACGAACTGGCCGCGCGGATGCAAACGTCGGCCAAGGAAGCGCTCGATCTGTCGCAAGAGTCGGAAGCGACGCGCAAGATGTACGGCCTGGACGAACCGGCGACCCAAGAGTTTGGCTCGCGCTGTCTATTGGCGCGGCGCTTGGTCGAGCGCGGCGTGCGGTTCGTGCAAATCTGCACGGGCAACCAGACCTGGGATCATCACAACAACATCCAGAAGTCATTGCCCGACGTCTGCAAGCGCGTCGACAAGCCGTCGGCGGCGCTGGTTCGCGATCTGAAGCAGCGCGGCCTGCTGGACAGCACCCTGGTCCAGTGGGGTGGCGAGATGGGGCGCTTGCCGGTGATTCAGAACGAAAAGAACATCGGCCGCGACCACAACACCTATGGTTTCAGCATGTGGATGGCCGGCGGCGGCATCAAGGGTGGCACAGTATACGGCGCTACCGACGAGGTGGGGCACAAGGCCGTCGAGAATCCCGTCTCGCACTCCGACTATCACGCCACGCTGTTGCACCTGTTCGGGCTCGACGGCGAAAAGCTCTTCTTCCAGCGCCCCAACGGCAAGGGTTCGCTCATCGATGGCCAGAAAGCCCGCATCGTCCACGAGATTCTCAAACGCGGCAAACCGGCGTGA
- a CDS encoding BBP7 family outer membrane beta-barrel protein, whose amino-acid sequence MKSIHLATGLLVGMTAASASAQYAGYPSQAAAPRAAYNAGYAPAPAVPTTQPLTPTWAAPQTAAGPAPNGWGVAPPMTAQAGYPPAANANYGVPNAPTRPVAQVSYPNYQPTATPGNSQLRAPLSPTAGYAPFAARQQAAGQVPARFVSQPTPPAPGLGYPGQSYAPTPAAGMPPSESVPAPAAGNPAWGTPPMNAAPGAYGAMPDPNYGAPNYGAPSGAPVMQNYPGPTAGGYPGFQGPAAQPSGPTGGWGAPSGMPTGNVFNDPSNYAAPGGYGGAGGYGAGGYCGPDGSCEPCFNGNGPRWFGGMAYLLMTRDLPNARTITFDNTNLASNVIDMRDTVNGQWRSGGEARVGHVLNCNWAVEGVFWMLDPFYYTAGATSSTNSLSSALDFATGGPVTINGTSADTFFDNAHTQYVQRRDEIYNLEINFLRQSMCDPCSRWGVMGIAGFRWFHFHEGWTYGSSQAGTDPFANGGTTSAQYTVQTTNDLLGGQVGARMHWYVLPNLRLYATPKVAVLANSINTRNFLHSDAGALGFDNQGYKNDVTMLGQIDLGAAWQMTPRWSTFISYRAMGVAGLALAENQIPQYMADTAYMQSVHTNGSLILHGLVTGIQFAY is encoded by the coding sequence ATGAAATCAATTCACTTGGCGACGGGACTGCTTGTGGGCATGACGGCAGCCTCGGCCTCGGCTCAATACGCGGGCTACCCGTCGCAGGCCGCGGCCCCGCGGGCCGCTTACAATGCCGGCTATGCTCCCGCGCCGGCCGTGCCGACGACCCAGCCGTTGACGCCGACTTGGGCCGCGCCCCAAACGGCCGCCGGCCCCGCGCCGAACGGTTGGGGAGTAGCGCCGCCGATGACGGCCCAGGCGGGCTATCCGCCGGCGGCCAATGCGAACTATGGGGTGCCAAACGCACCGACCCGGCCGGTCGCCCAGGTCTCGTACCCGAACTATCAACCCACGGCCACGCCTGGCAATTCACAGCTGCGTGCCCCACTGAGCCCGACGGCCGGTTACGCGCCGTTCGCGGCGCGACAACAAGCCGCCGGGCAAGTGCCGGCCCGTTTCGTGTCACAGCCCACGCCACCCGCGCCCGGTCTGGGCTACCCCGGCCAGTCGTACGCTCCGACGCCTGCTGCGGGGATGCCGCCGAGTGAATCGGTACCTGCGCCAGCCGCGGGTAATCCCGCTTGGGGAACGCCGCCGATGAACGCGGCCCCGGGGGCATACGGCGCGATGCCCGATCCAAACTACGGCGCACCGAACTATGGCGCACCGAGCGGCGCGCCGGTGATGCAAAATTATCCTGGTCCCACGGCGGGTGGTTATCCGGGCTTCCAAGGCCCCGCGGCGCAACCCTCGGGGCCGACTGGCGGCTGGGGCGCTCCGTCAGGCATGCCCACAGGTAACGTGTTCAATGACCCGAGCAACTACGCTGCTCCCGGCGGCTACGGTGGAGCAGGTGGCTATGGCGCGGGGGGGTACTGCGGCCCCGATGGCAGTTGCGAGCCTTGCTTCAATGGCAATGGCCCGCGTTGGTTCGGCGGCATGGCCTACTTGTTGATGACACGCGATCTGCCGAACGCCCGCACGATTACGTTCGATAACACCAACCTGGCGTCGAACGTGATCGACATGCGCGACACCGTCAACGGCCAATGGCGCTCGGGTGGCGAAGCCCGCGTCGGCCATGTGCTGAATTGCAATTGGGCCGTCGAAGGAGTGTTCTGGATGCTCGACCCGTTCTACTACACGGCCGGCGCGACGAGCTCCACCAATTCGCTTAGCAGCGCGCTCGACTTTGCCACCGGCGGACCAGTGACGATCAATGGAACCTCGGCCGATACGTTCTTTGACAATGCCCACACCCAATACGTGCAACGCCGCGACGAGATTTACAACCTGGAAATCAACTTCCTCCGCCAATCGATGTGCGACCCGTGCAGTCGCTGGGGCGTGATGGGGATCGCTGGCTTCCGCTGGTTCCACTTCCACGAAGGCTGGACCTATGGCTCGTCACAAGCCGGGACCGATCCGTTCGCAAACGGCGGCACCACGTCGGCGCAGTACACGGTGCAGACGACCAACGATCTGCTCGGCGGCCAGGTCGGCGCTCGCATGCACTGGTACGTGCTGCCCAACCTGCGGCTGTATGCCACGCCCAAGGTGGCCGTGCTGGCCAACTCGATCAACACTCGCAATTTCCTGCATAGCGACGCCGGGGCCTTGGGCTTCGACAACCAGGGCTATAAAAACGACGTGACGATGCTCGGCCAGATCGACCTCGGCGCGGCCTGGCAGATGACGCCTCGGTGGAGCACGTTCATCTCGTATCGCGCCATGGGCGTGGCGGGGCTGGCGCTGGCCGAGAACCAGATTCCGCAATACATGGCCGACACCGCTTACATGCAAAGCGTCCACACCAACGGCAGTCTGATCCTGCACGGCCTGGTCACCGGCATCCAGTTCGCGTACTAA
- a CDS encoding GNAT family N-acetyltransferase, whose amino-acid sequence MSTAAITSLTFRVVRVRSFDALTQLSTAWNRLAGDVPFRRWEWCSAWWKHCSRHDDELFVLLVLDGDDSIVGIAPWYLRNTIGAGRSLCFLGHDTEPTDLSLLAVPGLERTIAVRIAAWLCCEGAGHWDLLLLDGVNADDEACSRLADALQARWHTVGRRPQCQSLAAALPRRFDRWTSQLAEVDRELVEQVDREYIATGRAVLRTAICSDDVRRGLDLLQKLATSEGRASRPPGRVASEAFHQSAARQFLSIGLLHLQWTELDGQPIAAEYGFVGDDTIYVYHHTWAAGAGGPVATLHSVLALRRAVTEGYRHLLVRGTTAVPVLRTHAATRPLLHYYCAARSWGAHCYLASWRAQQLAVRACQRLLRALRRQ is encoded by the coding sequence ATGTCGACTGCCGCGATCACTTCCTTGACCTTTCGCGTCGTCCGCGTCCGGTCATTCGACGCCCTCACGCAACTGAGTACGGCCTGGAACCGGCTGGCGGGGGACGTCCCCTTTCGGCGCTGGGAATGGTGCTCCGCCTGGTGGAAGCATTGTTCTCGACACGACGACGAGCTGTTCGTGCTGCTGGTGCTCGATGGCGATGACTCGATCGTCGGCATCGCCCCCTGGTACTTGCGCAACACGATTGGCGCCGGTCGCTCGCTTTGTTTCCTGGGGCACGATACGGAACCGACCGACTTGTCCTTGCTGGCCGTGCCGGGACTCGAACGTACGATCGCCGTGCGGATTGCCGCCTGGTTGTGTTGCGAAGGGGCCGGACATTGGGATCTGTTGCTGCTCGACGGCGTCAACGCGGATGATGAAGCCTGCTCGCGCTTGGCCGACGCTCTGCAGGCGCGGTGGCACACCGTGGGACGCCGCCCGCAATGCCAGTCGCTCGCGGCCGCCTTGCCACGGCGCTTTGATCGCTGGACCAGCCAATTGGCCGAAGTCGATCGCGAGTTGGTCGAGCAAGTCGACCGCGAGTACATCGCCACCGGCCGAGCCGTGCTGCGAACCGCGATTTGCTCGGACGACGTGCGGCGCGGACTGGACCTGCTGCAAAAGCTGGCGACGTCTGAAGGGCGCGCCTCGCGACCGCCGGGCCGCGTTGCCAGCGAGGCGTTTCACCAATCAGCCGCGCGGCAGTTTCTGTCCATCGGGCTGCTGCACCTGCAGTGGACCGAACTCGACGGTCAACCGATCGCGGCCGAGTATGGTTTTGTCGGCGACGACACGATCTATGTCTATCATCACACCTGGGCCGCGGGAGCCGGCGGCCCCGTCGCGACGCTCCATTCGGTGTTGGCGCTCCGCCGCGCCGTGACCGAAGGTTATCGCCACCTCTTGGTCCGTGGCACGACAGCGGTTCCGGTCCTGCGGACCCATGCCGCGACGCGCCCTCTGCTGCACTACTACTGCGCGGCGCGGAGTTGGGGCGCGCATTGCTACTTGGCCTCGTGGCGCGCGCAACAGCTCGCGGTTCGAGCGTGCCAGCGCTTGCTCCGGGCTCTCCGCCGCCAATAG
- a CDS encoding NAD(P)-binding protein yields the protein MPIRLSNLRLPIEESEQALVERMTHALGVPRDALAGWRILRKSLDLRDKRDLAFVYSTEVALRDDERAGIDRVRRRDRSLTAELHTEPPFELPPPGTEPLAQPPVIVGSGPAGLFAALLLAEHGYRPLVLERGTAVRDRIVDVERLESGGPHDPESNYLFGEGGAGTFSDGKLTCRNTGPDVRRVLELFAEHKGKPGVIYEHRPHLGSNRLPAIVKALRQRTIALGGEFRFRTRVEDLDLSEGRLRALMTSAGTIPAHVAVLAIGHSARDTFEMLLRRGVPMEAKAFQFGVRIEQPQAQINRVQYGENQAETILGPADYSLVAHGSRDLFTFCMCAGGQVIPSVSEPGRFCTNGMSLSRRASPWANSGLMVTIEPAMFGSPHTLAGIELQRHYEGLALARSRGELLCPIQNARDFLARRLSSEPLSSSYRRGVVATQLAELLPPAVIEALDTGLPLLDRRWRGKFLDQATLVGPEARGSSPVRLPRDKATLESTGVVGLYPSGEGAGYAGGIVSAAVDGLRVAKAVMARYAPLEPRR from the coding sequence ATGCCGATTCGCCTGTCCAACCTGCGACTCCCGATCGAAGAATCCGAACAGGCGCTCGTCGAACGGATGACCCACGCGCTGGGAGTGCCGCGCGACGCGCTGGCCGGCTGGCGGATTCTGCGCAAGAGTCTCGACCTGCGCGACAAACGCGACTTGGCTTTCGTCTATTCGACCGAGGTGGCGCTGCGCGACGACGAGCGCGCGGGCATCGACCGGGTGCGCCGCCGCGATCGTTCGCTGACCGCCGAGTTGCACACCGAACCGCCGTTCGAGCTGCCGCCGCCGGGAACCGAGCCGCTGGCGCAGCCGCCGGTGATTGTCGGCTCGGGACCGGCCGGCTTGTTCGCGGCGCTGCTGCTGGCCGAGCACGGCTACCGGCCGCTGGTTCTCGAACGCGGCACGGCCGTGCGCGATCGGATTGTCGACGTCGAACGGCTCGAATCGGGCGGCCCGCACGATCCGGAAAGCAACTACCTGTTCGGCGAAGGGGGCGCCGGCACGTTCAGCGATGGCAAGCTCACCTGCCGCAACACCGGCCCCGATGTGCGCCGCGTGCTCGAGCTGTTCGCCGAGCACAAGGGCAAGCCCGGCGTCATCTACGAACATCGCCCGCATCTGGGGAGCAACCGGCTGCCGGCCATTGTCAAGGCGCTGCGGCAACGGACGATCGCGCTGGGCGGCGAGTTCCGCTTTCGCACGCGTGTCGAGGATCTGGACCTCAGCGAAGGCCGGCTGCGCGCCTTGATGACGAGTGCCGGAACCATTCCCGCTCACGTCGCGGTCCTGGCCATTGGTCACAGCGCGCGCGATACCTTCGAAATGCTGTTGCGCCGCGGCGTGCCGATGGAAGCCAAGGCCTTTCAATTCGGCGTCCGCATCGAACAGCCCCAGGCCCAGATCAACCGGGTTCAGTACGGCGAGAACCAGGCCGAAACGATCCTGGGGCCGGCGGACTATTCGCTGGTGGCGCATGGCAGCCGCGATTTATTCACCTTCTGCATGTGCGCCGGCGGGCAAGTGATTCCCAGCGTCTCGGAACCGGGCCGCTTCTGCACCAACGGCATGAGCCTGTCACGCCGGGCCAGCCCCTGGGCCAACAGCGGCCTGATGGTCACGATCGAGCCGGCCATGTTCGGCAGCCCGCACACGCTGGCCGGCATCGAACTACAGCGACACTACGAAGGGCTGGCCTTGGCACGCTCGCGCGGCGAGTTGCTCTGTCCGATCCAAAACGCGCGCGACTTCTTGGCACGACGACTCAGCAGCGAACCACTCTCTTCCAGTTACCGGCGCGGCGTTGTCGCAACTCAACTTGCCGAACTGCTGCCGCCGGCGGTGATCGAAGCGCTCGACACTGGGCTCCCCTTGCTCGACCGGCGTTGGCGGGGCAAGTTCCTCGACCAGGCCACGCTGGTCGGGCCCGAAGCCCGCGGCAGCTCCCCTGTTCGCTTGCCGCGCGACAAGGCCACGCTCGAAAGCACCGGCGTCGTGGGGCTGTACCCGTCGGGCGAAGGGGCCGGGTACGCCGGCGGCATTGTCAGCGCCGCGGTCGACGGCCTGCGCGTGGCCAAGGCCGTCATGGCGCGCTACGCGCCGCTCGAGCCGCGGCGTTAG
- a CDS encoding RNA-binding protein, translating into MGKRLYVGNLPWSFTSTELSELFGQFGTVISAEVISDRETGRSRGFGFVELDSQEGMENAIREMHEKDVNGRPLTVNEARERSGGGGGGGGGRGRGGYGGGGGGYGGGGGYGGGRPPRN; encoded by the coding sequence ATGGGGAAACGGTTGTATGTAGGAAACCTGCCGTGGTCGTTCACTTCGACTGAACTTTCTGAATTATTCGGACAGTTCGGCACCGTGATCAGCGCCGAAGTGATCAGCGACCGAGAGACGGGGCGTTCGCGAGGCTTCGGCTTCGTCGAACTCGATTCGCAGGAAGGGATGGAGAATGCGATTCGCGAGATGCACGAGAAGGACGTCAACGGCCGGCCGCTCACGGTGAATGAAGCGCGTGAACGAAGCGGCGGTGGCGGCGGAGGTGGTGGTGGCCGCGGTCGCGGCGGCTACGGCGGGGGCGGCGGTGGATATGGTGGTGGTGGCGGTTACGGCGGTGGACGCCCACCGCGCAATTAG
- the pyrF gene encoding orotidine-5'-phosphate decarboxylase, which produces MNPVTPFPTRLAQRVRQCRNPVVVGLDPRWEQLPPAVAAELKADTLADRAGVFLSFCREVIDVVADLAPAVKPQAAFFEQLGSAGMVALEQTIAYARQKGLIVILDGKRNDIGSTAEAYAQAYLGADSPWRSDALTVSPYLGGDSLEPFCQVAGERGAGLFVLVKTSNPGGGHFQDLVANGRPLYRHVAEHVEQLSKAAAVDGYGPTGAVVGATYPAQLGELRAAMPSAWILVPGYGSQGGTAKDVAPAFDERGLGALVNNSRGIIFAHAKKEFARFAPADWQRAVEAATRDMIEQLRAETTAGRL; this is translated from the coding sequence ATGAACCCAGTGACTCCGTTCCCGACTCGACTGGCCCAGCGCGTTCGCCAATGCCGCAATCCGGTGGTCGTGGGCTTGGACCCTCGCTGGGAGCAGTTGCCCCCGGCCGTGGCCGCCGAGTTAAAGGCCGATACCCTGGCTGACCGGGCAGGCGTGTTCCTGAGCTTTTGTCGGGAGGTCATCGATGTCGTGGCCGACCTGGCACCGGCGGTTAAGCCGCAGGCGGCCTTCTTTGAACAGCTTGGCTCGGCCGGGATGGTCGCTTTGGAGCAGACGATCGCCTATGCCAGGCAGAAGGGGCTGATCGTCATCCTGGACGGCAAGCGAAACGACATCGGCTCGACGGCCGAGGCCTATGCCCAGGCTTACCTGGGGGCCGACAGCCCCTGGCGCAGCGACGCGCTAACGGTATCTCCCTACCTGGGGGGCGATAGTTTGGAGCCGTTCTGCCAGGTCGCCGGCGAGCGCGGGGCAGGGCTGTTTGTCCTGGTCAAAACCTCGAATCCTGGCGGCGGGCACTTCCAGGACTTGGTGGCCAATGGGCGGCCGTTGTATCGGCACGTGGCCGAGCACGTCGAGCAATTGTCCAAGGCGGCCGCGGTCGACGGCTATGGCCCGACCGGCGCGGTCGTGGGCGCGACCTATCCGGCTCAGCTTGGCGAGTTGCGGGCGGCGATGCCTTCGGCTTGGATCTTGGTGCCCGGCTATGGCAGCCAGGGGGGCACGGCCAAGGACGTCGCGCCGGCGTTCGACGAGCGCGGGCTCGGCGCGCTGGTGAACAACTCGCGGGGGATTATCTTTGCCCACGCCAAGAAAGAGTTCGCCCGGTTCGCACCGGCCGATTGGCAGCGCGCCGTCGAGGCCGCCACGCGGGACATGATCGAACAACTGCGAGCCGAAACCACCGCCGGCCGGCTGTAA